Proteins co-encoded in one Flavobacterium sp. M31R6 genomic window:
- a CDS encoding acyl-CoA dehydrogenase family protein, which produces MRPDLFQAPDYYNLDDLLSEEHKLVRDSARAWVKREVSPIIEEYAQKAEFPKQIIKGLGEIGGFGPYIPVEYGGAGLDQISYGLIMQEIERGDSGVRSTSSVQSSLVMYPIWKYGNEEQRMKYLPKLATGEFMGCFGLTEPNYGSDPGSMITNFKDMGDHYLLNGAKMWISNAPFADIAIVWAKNEEGRIHGLIVERGMEGFTTPETHNKWSLRASSTGELIFDNVKVPKENLLPNKSGLGAPLGCLDSARYGIAWGAIGAAMDCYDTALRYAKERIQFDKPIAGTQLQQKKLAEMITEITKAQLLTWRLGVLRNEGRATTAQISMAKRNNVDMAIHIAREARQMLGGMGITGEYSIMRHMMNLESVITYEGTHDIHLLITGMDITGIPAFK; this is translated from the coding sequence ATGAGACCAGATTTATTCCAAGCCCCAGATTATTACAATCTAGATGATTTATTAAGTGAGGAACACAAACTTGTTCGTGACTCCGCCCGTGCTTGGGTAAAACGTGAAGTTTCTCCCATTATAGAAGAATATGCCCAAAAAGCTGAATTTCCAAAACAAATTATAAAAGGACTCGGTGAAATAGGTGGTTTTGGACCTTATATCCCCGTAGAATATGGTGGAGCAGGGTTAGATCAAATCTCTTATGGGCTAATTATGCAAGAGATTGAACGAGGTGATTCAGGTGTTCGTTCAACTTCGTCAGTACAATCTTCGTTGGTAATGTACCCTATTTGGAAATATGGAAATGAAGAGCAAAGAATGAAATATTTACCAAAATTAGCCACAGGAGAATTCATGGGTTGTTTTGGTTTGACCGAGCCTAATTATGGTTCAGATCCAGGAAGTATGATTACTAATTTCAAAGATATGGGCGACCATTATCTTTTGAATGGTGCGAAAATGTGGATTTCGAATGCTCCATTCGCAGATATTGCCATTGTTTGGGCAAAAAATGAAGAAGGAAGAATACACGGATTAATCGTAGAACGTGGAATGGAAGGTTTTACAACTCCTGAAACGCATAACAAATGGTCACTTCGCGCTTCCTCTACTGGAGAATTGATTTTTGACAATGTAAAAGTACCAAAAGAGAATTTATTACCTAATAAATCTGGATTAGGAGCACCGTTAGGTTGTTTGGATTCTGCTCGTTATGGAATTGCGTGGGGCGCTATTGGTGCTGCAATGGATTGTTATGACACTGCTTTGCGTTATGCCAAAGAAAGAATTCAGTTTGACAAGCCTATTGCGGGAACTCAATTGCAGCAAAAGAAACTAGCCGAAATGATTACCGAAATCACCAAAGCGCAATTACTAACTTGGAGACTTGGAGTTCTAAGGAATGAAGGAAGAGCAACCACTGCCCAAATCTCTATGGCTAAAAGAAACAATGTAGACATGGCAATTCATATTGCCCGTGAAGCTAGACAAATGTTAGGAGGAATGGGAATTACCGGAGAATATTCCATCATGCGCCATATGATGAACCTAGAATCAGTAATTACATATGAAGGAACTCACGACATTCATTTATTGATTACAGGAATGGACATCACTGGAATTCCTGCTTTCAAATAG
- a CDS encoding NifU family protein — MKTEELTNNVLKALEEIRPFLNSDGGDITLISIDEGKHVKVRLEGACTSCSVNQMTLRAGVETTIKKYAPQIETVVNIM; from the coding sequence ATGAAAACAGAAGAATTAACTAATAATGTTCTAAAAGCACTGGAAGAAATCAGACCTTTTCTGAATTCAGATGGTGGAGACATTACGCTTATTTCAATTGATGAAGGAAAACACGTAAAAGTGCGCCTTGAAGGAGCGTGTACAAGTTGTAGTGTGAATCAGATGACGTTAAGAGCCGGAGTGGAGACTACCATTAAAAAGTATGCCCCTCAAATAGAAACGGTTGTTAATATTATGTAA
- a CDS encoding 2Fe-2S iron-sulfur cluster-binding protein has protein sequence MDVLIKIKDREGVVHELQAPTDMAMNIMELCKAYELPVEGTCGGMAMCASCQCYVLNDVPLPAMGDDEEAMLSEAFYVKSNSRLGCQIPITESLEGLELELAPEN, from the coding sequence ATGGACGTTTTAATAAAAATTAAAGATAGAGAAGGAGTTGTTCATGAATTACAGGCCCCAACAGATATGGCGATGAACATAATGGAATTGTGCAAAGCCTATGAGCTTCCGGTTGAGGGAACTTGCGGGGGAATGGCAATGTGCGCTTCTTGCCAATGTTATGTTCTTAATGATGTTCCGTTGCCGGCTATGGGTGATGATGAAGAAGCTATGTTATCTGAAGCTTTTTATGTAAAATCAAATAGTCGTTTGGGTTGTCAAATCCCGATTACCGAGAGTCTCGAAGGCTTGGAATTGGAATTGGCCCCAGAGAATTAA
- a CDS encoding DUF3050 domain-containing protein encodes MNIATINSGIQTQKQQLLNHSLYKKINTLEDLHHFLENHVYAVWDFMSLLKALQNKLTCTSTPWFATPNPETRYLINEIVLAEESDLSIDGRRLSHFEMYIEAMQDCGAKTIGIELFLEEVNSLHNIFVAIKKSDLHPNIKEFLDFTFRVIEEGKPHKIAAAFTFGREDLIPKMFTEILKNFQSKFPDNDLSKLLYYFERHIELDADEHGPMAMKMITELCGEDSKKWSEVEEISILALEKRIGLWDAIEEQILLKAEMV; translated from the coding sequence ATGAATATTGCAACAATCAACTCAGGCATTCAAACGCAAAAACAACAATTATTAAACCATTCTTTATACAAAAAAATAAATACTCTTGAAGATTTACATCACTTCTTAGAAAACCATGTATATGCAGTTTGGGATTTTATGTCTTTGTTAAAAGCTTTGCAAAATAAATTAACCTGTACTTCAACACCTTGGTTTGCGACACCAAATCCTGAAACCAGATATTTAATCAATGAAATTGTGCTGGCAGAGGAAAGTGATTTAAGCATCGACGGTCGACGTTTAAGCCATTTTGAAATGTACATAGAAGCAATGCAAGATTGCGGTGCCAAAACAATTGGTATTGAACTTTTTTTAGAAGAGGTTAATTCACTTCACAATATATTTGTTGCCATCAAAAAAAGTGATCTACATCCAAATATAAAAGAGTTTCTTGACTTTACGTTTAGAGTTATTGAAGAAGGCAAACCGCACAAAATAGCCGCAGCATTTACCTTTGGTAGAGAAGATTTGATTCCGAAAATGTTTACAGAAATCTTAAAAAATTTTCAGTCCAAATTCCCTGATAATGATTTAAGTAAATTACTTTATTACTTTGAAAGACATATCGAATTGGATGCTGATGAGCATGGCCCAATGGCAATGAAGATGATTACCGAACTATGTGGTGAGGATTCAAAAAAATGGTCGGAAGTGGAAGAAATTTCGATTCTGGCTTTAGAAAAAAGAATAGGTCTTTGGGATGCTATTGAAGAACAAATTCTCCTAAAAGCCGAAATGGTTTAA
- a CDS encoding carbohydrate porin, with product MKKHLLLITFFLLSLKFFGQSPAPTISNKKFSIGSYGRAGIAYSLGAPDTEFPQSLNLNGMGSIGGRFEENDYFELAAAMHFTPTIASNDTTRINVQARFAFYTTQGQLIGNVSNKSIGGITTALPELFAEANNIMGTNWSIWLGARLFRGDDIHIIDHYYFDDHSGQGVGIRHKNTQFSVIFTGSIDTTSTLPPNFYLNIVNGTPSLGLRNRYVSILEHTLITKKGYVKLLGEFQRLPSGTSKDATTKYNYPADIGYVVGAKYFKNISSKLPGSFNAISARYGTGIANGGDGGSSKTYITYGGPNLETNSFRKAYSLALTETFLLNFNKNYSLNGYAIYTKSRGASDSLNTTTDYLGKQILFNRKQDIAFGARGTWYIKNWLHLLHEVDLAWRKDGTQDFAQMTKFTIAPTLVPTSERDVWARPHFRFVYSIAHYNKFASNNLYSPYLTQSGIKSWGQYIGAKVEWWIW from the coding sequence ATGAAAAAACATTTACTTCTCATAACTTTTTTTTTATTGTCACTAAAATTTTTTGGTCAAAGTCCAGCACCAACTATTTCTAATAAAAAATTTTCAATTGGAAGCTACGGGCGAGCAGGAATAGCGTATAGTCTTGGAGCTCCAGACACTGAATTTCCACAATCTCTCAATTTAAATGGGATGGGATCTATCGGAGGTAGATTTGAAGAAAACGATTATTTTGAGTTAGCTGCTGCAATGCACTTTACTCCAACTATTGCCAGCAATGACACTACCCGAATTAATGTTCAGGCACGATTTGCATTTTATACTACTCAAGGTCAATTAATAGGAAACGTATCCAACAAGTCTATTGGAGGAATTACAACCGCTTTACCTGAATTATTTGCCGAAGCCAATAATATAATGGGCACTAATTGGAGTATTTGGCTAGGAGCACGATTATTTCGAGGTGATGATATACATATTATTGACCATTATTATTTTGATGATCATTCAGGGCAAGGTGTTGGAATAAGACACAAAAACACTCAGTTTTCTGTAATTTTTACCGGTTCAATAGATACTACATCGACATTACCTCCCAATTTCTACCTTAACATTGTGAATGGAACTCCTTCCTTGGGATTACGCAACAGATATGTCTCTATATTAGAACATACCTTAATAACTAAGAAAGGTTATGTAAAATTACTAGGTGAATTTCAAAGACTCCCTTCAGGAACTTCTAAAGACGCAACCACAAAATACAATTACCCTGCTGATATTGGCTATGTTGTTGGTGCCAAATATTTTAAAAACATTTCATCCAAATTACCGGGTTCCTTTAATGCGATAAGTGCCCGTTATGGTACCGGAATTGCCAATGGTGGTGATGGAGGCAGTAGTAAAACTTATATAACTTATGGAGGACCAAACTTGGAAACAAATAGTTTCAGAAAAGCCTATTCACTTGCCCTTACAGAAACTTTTTTATTGAATTTTAACAAAAATTATTCTCTGAATGGATATGCAATTTATACTAAAAGCAGAGGCGCTAGCGACAGTCTAAACACCACTACAGATTATCTGGGCAAACAAATATTATTCAACAGAAAACAGGATATCGCTTTTGGAGCAAGAGGCACTTGGTACATCAAAAATTGGTTGCATTTACTTCATGAAGTTGATCTGGCTTGGCGAAAGGACGGTACGCAGGATTTTGCACAAATGACCAAATTCACTATTGCTCCAACATTAGTCCCAACATCAGAGCGAGATGTTTGGGCAAGACCGCACTTTAGATTTGTTTATAGCATAGCGCATTATAACAAATTTGCATCCAACAACCTCTACTCACCATACCTGACTCAAAGTGGTATCAAAAGCTGGGGACAATATATAGGGGCCAAAGTTGAGTGGTGGATATGGTAA
- a CDS encoding LysE family transporter has protein sequence MTLLLPFFLGFIVAAIGITPPGLINMTAAKVSLKDGRNEAISFAIGATIIVFFQTFLALLFANFINSRPDIISSLQEIGLFIFIALTIYFFWKAKKPKLPKSETKVRSKTNRFFLGMLLSALNLFPIPYYVFVSITLSTYGYFYFLESFIFAFVGGVVAGSFLVFYLYIIYFKKREAKSSFLINNGNYIIGSITGLVSIVTLFKLIKGYFG, from the coding sequence ATGACTCTACTATTGCCTTTTTTTCTCGGATTTATTGTTGCAGCAATTGGTATTACACCTCCTGGTTTGATTAATATGACAGCTGCAAAAGTAAGCTTAAAAGACGGTAGGAATGAGGCCATTTCTTTCGCTATTGGTGCTACAATAATTGTTTTTTTTCAGACATTTTTAGCTTTATTATTTGCTAATTTTATTAATAGCCGTCCGGATATTATCAGTAGTCTTCAAGAAATTGGACTATTTATTTTTATTGCACTGACCATTTATTTTTTTTGGAAAGCCAAAAAACCAAAATTGCCTAAATCGGAAACCAAAGTTCGCAGTAAAACGAATCGGTTTTTTTTGGGAATGTTGCTGTCGGCATTGAATTTATTCCCCATTCCATATTATGTTTTCGTGTCCATTACACTTTCTACGTATGGGTATTTTTATTTTTTAGAATCTTTTATTTTTGCTTTTGTGGGAGGAGTAGTCGCAGGTTCCTTTCTGGTTTTTTATCTCTACATCATATACTTCAAGAAAAGGGAAGCAAAATCCTCTTTTTTAATCAATAATGGAAATTATATTATTGGTTCAATTACTGGGTTAGTTTCGATAGTTACACTGTTCAAACTCATTAAAGGATATTTTGGATAA
- a CDS encoding Mrp/NBP35 family ATP-binding protein gives MKLDRKDILKALETITIAGEGKNMVESGAIANVVTFGDEVVVDLLLHTPAMHIKKRAEDDIRKTIHELVSPDAKIKVNIKVEVPEKNEIKGKAIPGIKNIIAVASGKGGVGKSTVTANLAVTLAKMGFAVGILDADIYGPSMPIMFDVENEKPISVEVDGKSKMKPVESYGVKMLSIGFFTSPSQAVIWRGPMASKALNQMIFDANWGELDFMLIDLPPGTGDIHLSIMQSLPVTGAVVVSTPQAVALADAKKGVSMFLSEAINVPVLGIIENMAYFTPEELPNNKYYIFGKEGAKDLAQDLGVAFLGEVPIVQSIREAGDYGRPAALQTGSIIENVFDEITRNVVSEVVNRNENLEPTEAIKITTMAGCSAVKK, from the coding sequence ATGAAATTAGATAGAAAAGATATTCTTAAGGCATTAGAAACAATAACTATTGCTGGTGAAGGTAAAAATATGGTAGAAAGTGGCGCTATTGCAAACGTGGTTACTTTTGGAGATGAAGTTGTTGTGGATTTGTTATTGCATACACCGGCAATGCACATCAAGAAAAGAGCTGAAGATGACATTAGAAAAACGATACATGAATTAGTGTCTCCAGATGCTAAAATCAAAGTAAACATAAAAGTAGAAGTTCCAGAAAAGAATGAAATTAAAGGAAAAGCTATACCAGGGATAAAAAATATTATTGCAGTTGCTTCAGGAAAAGGAGGTGTAGGAAAATCTACTGTTACGGCAAATTTGGCGGTAACATTAGCTAAAATGGGATTTGCAGTAGGGATATTGGATGCTGATATTTACGGTCCATCGATGCCAATCATGTTTGATGTCGAAAATGAAAAGCCGATTTCGGTAGAGGTTGACGGGAAATCGAAGATGAAACCTGTTGAAAGTTATGGAGTAAAAATGCTTTCTATCGGATTTTTCACCTCGCCAAGTCAAGCTGTAATCTGGAGAGGTCCGATGGCTTCTAAAGCGCTAAATCAAATGATTTTTGATGCCAATTGGGGGGAATTAGATTTCATGTTAATTGATCTGCCACCTGGAACAGGAGATATTCATTTATCAATTATGCAATCATTGCCTGTTACTGGTGCTGTTGTGGTTAGTACTCCACAAGCTGTTGCACTGGCAGATGCCAAGAAAGGAGTTTCCATGTTTTTATCAGAAGCGATAAATGTTCCTGTTTTGGGAATTATAGAAAACATGGCCTATTTTACACCAGAAGAATTGCCTAACAATAAATATTATATCTTTGGAAAAGAGGGAGCTAAAGATCTTGCTCAGGATCTAGGAGTTGCTTTTCTTGGAGAAGTGCCAATTGTACAGTCTATTCGCGAAGCGGGAGATTATGGACGTCCAGCGGCATTACAAACAGGTTCTATTATTGAAAATGTTTTTGACGAGATAACACGAAACGTAGTTAGTGAAGTTGTCAATAGAAATGAAAATTTGGAACCTACTGAAGCAATCAAAATCACTACAATGGCCGGATGTTCGGCTGTTAAGAAATAA
- a CDS encoding MGMT family protein: MEATNDNFFERVYAVVRQIPYGKVTSYGAIAKVLGAARSARMVGWAMNAAHNLEDVPAHRVVNRKGLLTGKHHFDGTNLMQQLLESEGIVVEDNQIMNFKSVFWDPEMKV; encoded by the coding sequence ATGGAAGCAACAAACGATAATTTTTTTGAAAGAGTTTACGCTGTCGTCAGACAAATTCCATACGGAAAGGTCACTTCCTATGGCGCAATTGCCAAAGTTTTAGGGGCTGCGCGTTCTGCCAGAATGGTAGGTTGGGCAATGAATGCAGCACATAATCTTGAAGATGTTCCTGCACATAGAGTGGTCAACAGAAAAGGATTGTTAACAGGTAAACACCATTTTGACGGAACGAATCTAATGCAACAATTACTGGAAAGTGAGGGTATTGTTGTTGAGGATAATCAAATCATGAATTTTAAGTCCGTTTTTTGGGATCCTGAAATGAAGGTTTAA
- a CDS encoding SGNH/GDSL hydrolase family protein, with translation MVYTLKICVLFLSLLLIDCQSDNTDIKSVAPSQNPKPTQLTLATKSEPIKYLALGDSYTIGQSVCETCRFPEQLKAKLYNLNTRNSISLNIIAKTGWTTSNLISAINSQNPSNDYDLVTLLIGVNNQYQGNSFSEYEKEFPDLVNKAILLAKGDKTNLIVVSIPDYAYTPFGNGNKRVSTEIDQYNSYAQNYCAENSIIFVNITDITRQGLSNPSLVASDNLHPSEKAYTLFVERILPKAVDVLQN, from the coding sequence ATGGTTTATACATTGAAAATATGCGTATTATTCTTAAGCCTTCTTTTGATAGATTGCCAATCTGACAATACTGATATAAAATCCGTTGCGCCCTCACAAAACCCTAAACCAACTCAACTAACATTGGCCACTAAATCAGAACCCATTAAATATTTGGCTTTGGGAGACAGTTATACAATAGGGCAAAGTGTTTGTGAAACCTGCCGATTTCCAGAACAATTAAAAGCCAAGCTCTATAATTTAAACACTCGAAATAGCATTTCGTTAAACATAATTGCAAAGACAGGATGGACAACCAGTAATTTAATATCGGCAATAAACAGTCAAAATCCAAGTAATGATTATGACCTAGTTACTTTACTCATTGGGGTGAATAATCAATATCAAGGGAATTCTTTTTCTGAATATGAAAAAGAATTCCCTGATTTAGTAAATAAGGCTATTTTATTAGCAAAAGGTGACAAAACAAATTTAATAGTAGTCTCTATTCCAGATTATGCATACACGCCATTTGGCAATGGAAATAAAAGAGTATCTACAGAAATAGATCAATATAATTCTTATGCACAAAACTATTGTGCAGAAAACAGCATAATATTCGTAAACATTACAGACATAACCAGACAAGGCTTATCAAATCCTAGCCTAGTTGCATCAGACAACTTACATCCTTCTGAAAAAGCATATACTTTATTCGTAGAACGCATTTTACCAAAAGCAGTCGACGTTTTACAAAATTAA